A window of the Bdellovibrio sp. ZAP7 genome harbors these coding sequences:
- a CDS encoding histidine kinase N-terminal 7TM domain-containing protein, with amino-acid sequence MAVSVLLVLLNILIFVTTVVTITYVIPYRKMAPIRWLLLLSASFCVVSFCTLVVYVSDDFHTKTLFARFRFFGLGLMTPAWLLFLSTVFGRWNWLQKRLVTGAVFLPGVCTFLFTLIPPCRDWVVTDFKEYSAYGLVTAQYSGGAWFMLHYVWAMSLVMTSLILGIYIFVKESGIRRRQVSVLLAGSILAAAVDIYCVLTNSPLRWMMISSGTFLLSQAGIIYAVLAHRLLNVAPLAMMRIFQNLPDPVIVVDNLNVIRGANKAALRVFGLVKDVVGQNIEDALPKISLSAGELSIADEFDDVHFFNLSIERLDHETNNESGRILFFRQITVQKGIEARLNENMEFKARLLALIAHDLSGYMEGQMLLSQSIQDDLSLELRNRTDMLIDSTFASKGFVNNIMSWVKTQGNSFEVIKRPFEWNALISECIEQVATQAKMRKVVLTFESNCRPLVTDGDSEMLSSVVRNLLWNAIRASSEGSVIFVSLMIVKGEVDVVVKDQGVGMTNEQLEALRFSSGSFALNDYSKGQGFGIGLMIVRHFIKLHGGTFLISSDLGVGTEVSFRIPL; translated from the coding sequence ATGGCCGTATCGGTACTTTTGGTGCTTTTAAATATTTTAATTTTTGTGACGACAGTGGTAACGATCACGTACGTGATTCCTTACCGTAAAATGGCACCGATTCGTTGGCTTCTGCTGTTGAGTGCTTCATTCTGTGTGGTTTCGTTTTGCACTTTGGTCGTTTACGTCAGCGATGACTTTCATACAAAAACTTTATTTGCGCGTTTCAGATTTTTTGGGCTGGGGTTGATGACCCCGGCCTGGCTCTTATTTTTAAGCACCGTCTTTGGCCGATGGAACTGGCTGCAAAAAAGGCTGGTAACTGGCGCGGTATTTTTGCCAGGCGTTTGCACGTTCCTATTTACTTTGATTCCCCCTTGCAGAGACTGGGTGGTTACTGACTTTAAAGAGTATTCCGCCTATGGCTTAGTGACGGCACAATACAGTGGCGGCGCCTGGTTTATGCTGCATTATGTGTGGGCCATGTCGTTAGTGATGACGTCTTTGATTTTGGGAATTTATATTTTCGTCAAGGAAAGTGGAATTCGTCGTCGGCAAGTTTCTGTTTTATTGGCGGGAAGTATTTTGGCGGCGGCAGTTGATATCTACTGCGTTCTAACAAATTCGCCATTGCGCTGGATGATGATTTCCAGTGGAACATTTTTGTTGAGTCAGGCAGGTATCATCTATGCGGTGCTCGCGCACCGTTTGTTGAATGTGGCGCCACTTGCAATGATGCGGATTTTTCAAAATCTACCGGATCCCGTTATTGTCGTTGATAATCTGAACGTTATTCGCGGTGCCAACAAAGCGGCTCTTCGTGTTTTTGGATTGGTGAAAGATGTGGTGGGGCAAAATATTGAGGATGCTCTGCCAAAGATTTCCTTAAGTGCGGGTGAGTTATCGATCGCTGACGAATTTGATGACGTTCATTTTTTCAATCTAAGCATTGAACGTTTAGATCATGAGACGAACAACGAATCCGGCCGAATTTTATTTTTTCGCCAAATCACCGTGCAAAAGGGAATAGAAGCTCGCTTAAACGAGAATATGGAATTTAAGGCTCGCTTGTTGGCGCTGATCGCGCATGATCTTTCGGGATACATGGAAGGTCAGATGTTGCTTTCCCAATCCATTCAAGATGATTTAAGTCTGGAGCTTCGTAATCGCACGGATATGCTGATTGATTCCACTTTCGCATCAAAAGGATTTGTTAATAACATCATGAGTTGGGTCAAAACGCAGGGCAATTCATTTGAAGTTATTAAAAGACCCTTTGAGTGGAACGCGCTTATCAGTGAGTGCATCGAGCAGGTTGCGACTCAGGCCAAGATGCGAAAAGTTGTTTTGACGTTTGAATCGAATTGCCGGCCTTTGGTTACGGACGGGGATTCAGAAATGCTTTCATCTGTTGTCAGAAATCTTTTGTGGAATGCAATACGTGCCTCCAGTGAGGGCAGTGTTATCTTCGTGTCATTAATGATTGTGAAGGGTGAAGTCGATGTGGTTGTTAAAGACCAAGGCGTAGGAATGACGAATGAGCAGTTGGAGGCCCTGCGGTTTAGCTCAGGATCCTTTGCTTTGAACGACTATTCGAAAGGGCAGGGATTTGGCATTGGCTTGATGATCGTGCGTCACTTTATCAAACTTCATGGTGGAACTTTTCTGATATCTTCTGATCTAGGTGTGGGAACCGAGGTTTCTTTTAGAATTCCCCTTTAA
- a CDS encoding response regulator transcription factor — translation MLANAPSRIILCDDHYISLLGIESILRKKLHNQVIIQTATTGETALELFKASLPDLVFIDLGLPKMQGLEVIQSIREIKPTCQIFVLTASTDTHLLQQAFKAGISGLLQKNNSSANIESALDFVMHSPGATYMDTGIKLLLEGHGGAALTKREYQVLTFIVEGLTSAEIALKMDCSITTIKTYRVRIMNKSGARNTAEMIAWFLKGNSKRNLGSHT, via the coding sequence ATGCTAGCAAATGCTCCGTCCAGGATTATTCTTTGTGATGACCACTATATCAGTTTACTGGGTATTGAATCCATCTTGCGTAAAAAGCTACACAATCAAGTCATCATTCAAACTGCCACGACAGGAGAAACAGCCCTTGAACTTTTCAAAGCAAGCCTTCCGGATTTAGTATTTATCGACCTGGGACTTCCGAAAATGCAAGGCTTGGAAGTGATCCAGTCCATTCGTGAGATCAAACCAACCTGCCAAATATTTGTTCTGACAGCGTCAACGGACACTCACTTATTGCAGCAAGCTTTTAAGGCCGGCATCAGCGGCTTGCTTCAAAAAAACAACTCCTCTGCAAATATTGAAAGTGCTCTTGATTTCGTGATGCACTCACCGGGTGCCACTTATATGGACACCGGAATTAAATTACTGCTTGAAGGCCATGGCGGAGCTGCCTTGACCAAACGTGAATACCAAGTTCTGACGTTTATTGTTGAGGGGCTTACCAGTGCGGAAATTGCACTTAAAATGGATTGCTCAATCACGACCATCAAAACCTACCGGGTGCGCATCATGAACAAAAGTGGCGCACGTAACACCGCTGAAATGATCGCGTGGTTTTTAAAGGGGAATTCTAAAAGAAACCTCGGTTCCCACACCTAG